In Bradyrhizobium sp. 1(2017), one DNA window encodes the following:
- a CDS encoding hybrid sensor histidine kinase/response regulator, with product MNETADQEPLRTPPGRLFRKYLYSIVALAFAALAVNTGFDVWFSYREQKQLLAATQREQAASAAIQIGQFVGQIENQIRWLSRLPPELATNEDERLNAIRLLRLSPAIAEIAQLDAQGREQVRVSRRVADRIGSKLDLSTTPAFRGANDSRAYYGPVYFFGDTEPFMTLATRGTGRAPDVIVAEVNLRFIWDLVTGIRVGNTGKAYVVDRMGVLIAHPDLWRALQRSDLSGHADVRAALDGVGPPSSGLVKEDLSGQRVLSTYATVPSLGWLVFVELPLTEAYAPIYASIGRSTLLLVILLACAVLVSLFLSRRMTVPIQMLTQGAKRIGSGDLGQRLAIKTGDELEALGDQFNRMAAHLRESYATLERKVVERTSELEKARDHALAEHDAAERARSAAVAANETKSRFLAVVSHELRTPLNGVMGVLQLLNDGGLSETQRRHLATAAASGETLIALVDAVLEYARLEASTEMLETRDFRLDQLIEAAADLLRPQAIGKNLTFDLASDATVNTVVHGDPVRLNRILLNLIGNAIKFTPSGGIGLSATAERHDDHVLLRVSVRDTGIGIAPELHERIFEDFVQADDSIARRFGGTGLGLAIARRLTRLMRGELTVESTPGAGSTFTLEVPLALAGNGIAQGALAPSSRRLRVLLVDDDPVNCEVGEAILNKLGHCPMIARNGASAIELARDQAFDVILMDLHMPDMDGVEAASRIGKLDLPRMPRIIAVTADVSTSARERLAGAGIARVVSKPILINALREAIEDDPKDEPAAAQRAAAELIDRHFLDDQKELLGPAQIAKLHALLAQTGEDLIKDITTAAAAGDRRQLARSAHQLGSAASALGLVRLFEQCREVELAVASMSPTQCQSAARELAALRQASMRALDDLLLPAEQRFVG from the coding sequence GTGAACGAGACGGCCGACCAGGAACCGTTGCGGACGCCTCCCGGCCGGCTGTTCAGAAAATATCTCTACTCGATCGTTGCCCTCGCCTTTGCCGCGCTTGCCGTCAACACCGGCTTCGACGTCTGGTTCTCCTATCGCGAGCAGAAGCAGCTGCTGGCGGCGACCCAGCGCGAGCAGGCGGCGTCCGCGGCCATCCAGATCGGCCAGTTCGTCGGCCAGATCGAGAACCAGATCAGATGGCTCTCCCGCCTGCCCCCGGAGCTGGCGACCAACGAGGACGAGCGGCTGAACGCCATCCGCCTCCTGCGCCTCTCGCCCGCGATCGCGGAAATCGCCCAGCTCGACGCGCAAGGCCGCGAGCAGGTGCGCGTGTCACGCCGCGTCGCCGACAGGATCGGCAGCAAGCTCGATCTCTCCACCACGCCGGCCTTTCGCGGTGCCAATGACAGCCGGGCCTATTACGGGCCCGTCTACTTCTTCGGCGATACCGAGCCGTTCATGACGCTCGCCACGCGCGGCACCGGCCGCGCTCCTGACGTGATCGTCGCCGAGGTCAATCTGCGCTTCATCTGGGACCTCGTCACCGGGATCAGGGTCGGCAACACCGGGAAGGCCTATGTGGTCGATCGCATGGGCGTGTTGATCGCGCATCCCGATCTGTGGCGGGCGCTGCAGCGGAGCGATCTGTCGGGACATGCGGACGTGCGTGCCGCGCTCGACGGAGTCGGGCCGCCATCGAGCGGCCTCGTCAAGGAGGATCTGTCCGGCCAGCGCGTGCTGTCGACCTATGCGACGGTGCCCTCGCTCGGCTGGCTGGTGTTCGTGGAACTGCCGCTCACCGAAGCCTACGCGCCGATCTATGCGTCGATCGGGCGCTCGACGCTTCTGCTGGTCATCCTGCTGGCCTGCGCGGTGCTGGTATCGCTCTTTCTCAGCCGGCGCATGACCGTGCCGATCCAGATGCTGACGCAGGGCGCGAAGCGGATCGGCAGCGGCGATCTCGGCCAGCGACTCGCGATCAAGACCGGTGACGAGCTGGAGGCGCTCGGCGACCAGTTCAACCGGATGGCCGCGCATTTGCGGGAGTCCTATGCCACGCTCGAGCGCAAGGTGGTCGAGCGGACCTCCGAGCTCGAGAAGGCGCGCGATCATGCGCTGGCCGAGCATGACGCCGCAGAGCGCGCGCGCAGCGCGGCCGTGGCGGCCAACGAGACCAAGTCGCGCTTCCTCGCCGTCGTCAGCCACGAGCTGCGCACGCCGCTGAACGGCGTCATGGGCGTGCTGCAATTGCTGAATGACGGCGGCCTCAGCGAGACCCAGCGGCGCCATCTCGCCACCGCGGCCGCATCGGGCGAGACGCTGATCGCACTGGTCGATGCAGTGCTGGAATATGCCCGCCTGGAGGCCAGCACCGAAATGCTGGAGACGCGCGACTTCCGGCTCGACCAGCTCATCGAGGCTGCGGCCGATCTGCTGCGTCCGCAAGCCATCGGCAAGAATCTGACCTTCGATCTCGCCTCCGATGCCACGGTCAACACCGTCGTGCATGGCGATCCCGTCAGGCTCAATCGCATCCTGCTCAACCTGATCGGCAACGCGATCAAGTTCACCCCCAGCGGCGGGATCGGCTTGAGCGCGACGGCCGAGCGGCACGACGATCACGTCCTGCTGCGCGTCAGCGTTCGCGACACCGGCATCGGCATCGCGCCCGAGCTGCACGAGCGGATTTTCGAGGATTTCGTCCAGGCCGACGACAGCATCGCGCGGCGGTTCGGCGGCACGGGCCTTGGCCTTGCGATCGCGCGGCGCCTCACCCGCTTGATGCGCGGCGAGCTGACGGTTGAGAGCACGCCGGGCGCAGGCAGCACGTTCACGCTTGAAGTGCCGCTGGCCCTTGCCGGAAACGGCATCGCGCAAGGCGCGCTTGCGCCGTCCTCGCGACGCCTCCGCGTGTTGCTGGTCGACGACGATCCCGTCAATTGCGAGGTCGGCGAAGCGATCCTGAACAAGCTCGGCCATTGCCCCATGATCGCGAGGAACGGCGCATCGGCCATAGAGCTCGCCCGAGACCAGGCGTTCGACGTCATCCTGATGGATCTGCACATGCCGGACATGGACGGGGTGGAGGCGGCGTCGCGGATCGGCAAGCTCGATCTGCCCAGGATGCCGCGCATCATCGCCGTAACCGCCGACGTGTCGACCAGCGCCCGCGAACGGCTCGCCGGCGCCGGCATCGCCAGGGTCGTCAGCAAGCCGATCCTGATCAACGCGCTGCGCGAGGCGATCGAGGACGATCCCAAGGACGAACCGGCGGCAGCGCAACGCGCCGCGGCCGAATTGATCGACCGGCACTTTCTCGACGACCAGAAGGAGTTGCTCGGGCCTGCGCAAATCGCGAAGCTGCACGCCTTGCTGGCGCAGACCGGTGAAGACCTGATCAAGGACATCACGACGGCTGCGGCAGCCGGCGATCGCAGGCAGCTCGCGCGGTCCGCGCATCAGCTCGGCAGCGCTGCGAGCGCGCTCGGACTCGTGCGCCTGTTCGAGCAGTGCCGCGAAGTGGAACTGGCTGTGGCTTCGATGTCCCCCACCCAGTGCCAAAGTGCCGCCCGCGAACTCGCCGCGCTACGGCAGGCATCGATGAGGGCGCTAGACGACCTGCTTCTGCCAGCCGAGCAGCGCTTCGTCGGCTAG
- a CDS encoding ABC transporter substrate-binding protein, which produces MIERPAPAHTVPAVARRDVLRLVGATAAGWIALGATSDRVRIVASLTALPLDDELTRRSMINSATSRLGGLIVGLRQRGWVEGVNFRLELRSTFGAPDRLKAAVQELLDLKPDVILTGSTVETAAVLAATKTIPIVFATANDPVGNGFVQSLAHPGGNVTGFTNSTAEMGGKWLQLIREAVPDVTRVGILFNPATTPRGGRFFLESIEQEAAASGVSAIPAPVNAPAEIDEAVKRFSEPPKAAMVALVDSFLVVNRKAVVAAADKYRVPTIYPFHYFMDAGGLMSYGPTLEVRSADYVDLILRGTKAGDLPVQSPRKYELLINRTVARALGLTIPFTLLARADEIRE; this is translated from the coding sequence ATGATCGAGCGGCCCGCTCCTGCCCACACTGTGCCGGCGGTTGCCCGCCGCGACGTCCTCCGCCTCGTGGGCGCAACCGCCGCAGGATGGATTGCGCTCGGCGCAACGTCCGATCGCGTGCGGATCGTCGCCTCGCTGACCGCGTTGCCGCTCGACGACGAGCTGACCAGACGAAGCATGATCAACAGCGCAACCTCCCGCCTGGGTGGCCTCATCGTCGGCTTGAGGCAGCGGGGCTGGGTCGAAGGCGTCAACTTCCGCCTCGAGCTGCGTTCGACCTTCGGTGCACCGGATCGGCTGAAGGCGGCGGTTCAGGAGCTGCTCGACCTCAAGCCGGACGTGATCCTGACCGGCTCGACGGTCGAAACCGCGGCCGTCTTGGCCGCCACCAAGACCATCCCGATCGTGTTCGCCACCGCCAACGATCCCGTCGGCAACGGCTTCGTCCAAAGCCTCGCCCATCCCGGCGGCAACGTCACCGGCTTCACCAACAGCACCGCCGAGATGGGCGGCAAATGGCTTCAGCTGATCCGCGAGGCCGTGCCCGACGTCACGCGTGTCGGCATCCTGTTCAATCCCGCGACCACGCCGCGCGGCGGGCGCTTCTTCCTCGAATCGATCGAGCAGGAGGCCGCGGCGAGCGGCGTGTCCGCGATCCCGGCGCCCGTCAACGCGCCCGCGGAGATCGACGAGGCCGTCAAGCGCTTTTCCGAACCGCCCAAGGCGGCGATGGTCGCACTGGTCGACAGCTTCCTCGTCGTCAACCGCAAGGCGGTCGTCGCGGCGGCCGACAAATATCGCGTGCCCACCATCTATCCGTTCCACTATTTCATGGATGCCGGCGGGCTGATGAGCTACGGGCCGACGCTCGAAGTGCGCTCGGCGGATTACGTCGATCTCATCCTGCGCGGCACCAAGGCCGGCGATCTGCCGGTGCAATCGCCGCGGAAATACGAGCTGCTGATCAACCGCACGGTCGCCCGCGCGCTGGGACTGACGATCCCGTTCACGCTGCTCGCGCGCGCCGACGAGATCCGCGAGTGA